The stretch of DNA AATTTTAATAGAATGGATACGCCCAAATCCCTTTTTTAACAGGAAAGAAGCAGATAAATCCTGTCATTATAGCATGGTGAAGTATGAAAACCGGACTTTCCACAATATTTTGAGGAGGTGAACTGTGATAATAAGATGGAAAGATAGACTAGCTTGTTAAGTTGGCGACAGTTAAACTGAACTGAAATTTGAGAGTCATGAAAGTTTCTCTGGatttttttattcttgtttGTCATGCCCTTTCATGCTTTTACTACGTTATTCACTTTTATGGACTATATTCCAAgtacatgataatatatgtaagTATATTTTGATGTAGGCAAGCATGCCAAAACAGTATCTTCCACTTCTGGGCCAACCAATTGCATTGTACAGGTGATTGCGGTGACTCAATATTCTTGAACTCGGGGCAGTTGTGACCAAGATATAcgacatttttttttatataacttTCTTTCGTTTCATTATTTtgaggtttttttttaaaagtgaaCTAGGTAGTAGTTAAATTGTGAAATTTGTCCATGTTGAAATCCTTGCTCCGGCTCTCTCTGATACTGATACAGCAGAAATGTCATTATGTCTAGGCTTATCATGATAAAGCTGAATAAAAATGAGAACTTCAAATTAGGGATTGTAGTTTTTATCTTTCATTTATGATCTTTTTACTTCTTGAAATCACAAACTTGACATTTTCTTGCAGTTTATATACTTTCTCAAAGATGCCTGAAGTGAAGGaaattgttgttgtatgtgatccTTCTTATCAAGATATTTTTGAAGGTCTGAAGTTACTTAGCTGAAGTAATGCCAAACcagaaatatttattgaaacATTACTGCAAAATACACACTTCTCAAAGATCGATCAAGCTTGTTTTCTCATTGTTTTTTTTAGATGCCAAGGAGAACATCCAAGTGGACCTGAAATTTGCATTACCCGGAAAGGAGAGACAAGATTCTGTATATAGTGGATTAGAGGTGTATACACCTTTCCTGTACTAATTTTCGTGCTTGGATTGTGAAGGCCTTTCCTTTAGTTGTGTACTTTTTATTTTCCTCCAGCATCCTTTTATCTAAGAAAATTATAATCAAGCATGCGACTATAATGTTCTAGATTTTACAAAAAACTAGAATACCCCGACCGCCTTCAAGTAGGATTACTAATGGCTATCTCTTGGGAATTTGGAGACTTTGATTTTCACCAAACATGTAAAGGAACAATCTTGGAACGTTTTCTCTAGAAATAACTATCATAATTGTTGCTTTTAACTTGAAATTCAGTCATTGAAAACTTATGGCGGCTAACATTTGTAGATAAGAGGATAAGACAACTGTTTTTCTATTGTGAATTATGCATACCTGATTGTAGTGTGAGATGAATGTGGTTTCTTGATGTTCAGGCAATTGATTCAAATTCTGAGCTTGTCTGCATTCATGATTCTGCAAGACCTCTTGTATTAACTGAAGATGTAACCCAGGTTGGTTTCTCAGTTGAATCGGTTTTTCTCTTGTCTATATCTTTCTTTTAACCGTTTTAGCTTCAGTTTTTCTCTTTCTCAAAAAATCCTATTAGTTGTccatatttatttgaatttaccACTCACATAGTATTATTTAACCCTGTAATGAATTGAGACTGTACTTGTTTACGTTCAATCGGCAAAGGAATCAAGAAGCATATATAACTGCATCTTGAACAAGGGATGAACTTAAAAGAATTAGCAAATTATCTCAGCTATTAATTTTGTTTGTGATCGGAAATTATCTGATATTGGTTTTTTACATAGAAACCAACTTTCTATGAAACCATTCTCCTAAACTCCTAATCTATTGGTTTTGTCATAGGTTCTTAAGGATGGTTGGCTTATCGGGGCAGCTGTATTAGGTGTTCCTGCGAAAGCTACAATTAAAGAGGTGGTTATTTCACATCTCCATCTGTAAAGCCCCAGCTATGCATGAAATAATTTTCTGgagaaaagatcagttttattTTTACATGTGAGGGCTGAACGcattgttttataattgatttctCATATATTCTAACTTTTGGATTTAAATTCTGTTCTTATGACTGCCAATGTGGCTCAGAGCCTTTACATACCATAAAATGAGATCTCTTTGATGATATACCTATGattttgattaaaattttcttctagtGCGCTTTTGACCAAGAATTTGCTGAtacttccttttttttttatcagtaCTACTTTACAAGTTCATCCAGAATTATGATCAAGTAACAATGATTATAATCTTAGCAGAACTAGTGTTCTTCTATACGTATATATGGTTTCAAATAAGTTATCATGTTCATGTGTGTGAAGTAAAAAATGATTCTGTTGTGTTCAATACATGCTGGATGAGAAAAGATTAAACATGGGCTTTGAGCCTGAATATAAGTTTTTTTGCATAATCACCACCACTCGAGTCCAGAAAGATTGGAATTTGTGGCACTATCAGATCTCAGAGTAAAGTCATGATTCAGTTACAGTCCTTAAATATGGAACTCAAGGCAAAAATTAGTTTGAAGACTTGTGCAATTAGATAATAAGTTCTTTTTCCCTCTTTCCTTATTCATGCATTGTGCACAtcgtttaaaaaataaatttacatgtCTTTGTGACTGCAATGCGTCAGGCAAATAGTGAAGGTTTCGTGGTAAAAACTTTGGACAGAAAGACGCTTTGGGAAATGCAAACTCCCCAGGTTTTAGCATCAACACTTCGTTAGTGCATGTCCACAATGTTATTTATCGAACTTGTTGGGAGGCATTTTCTTACTATTGATGTCATCAACTGTTCGGCAGGTTGTCAAGCCTGAATTGCTCAAGAAAGGTTTTGAATTGGTTAATAGGTAATTATAAAATCTCGACagccaaaataataaattccaTTTTTTATTATTCATTTCACATCAGTTTGTTGGATAAATTGGAATGAATGTGTTCAGAATGTCGAACAATAGAGTATGAAGGAAAATAGCTTCTAGTGTAGCCCATTTGTAGAGTTTTGCCTGTGGGTTTGAGGTGTGATATAATGATCTACGAGATGTTTACTGACAGAAAAAACCAAAAAACTAAGTTCTATGTGAGAAATGTTGTGTGAGAGAAAATTCTCATTGAACCTTTCTGATAAGGTGCCACATGTACGGGGACTATCTCTTGAACTCTTATGACTCTCTCATAGATTTTTGGTACCAATGGATCGATATCTTATCCGACAACGAGGACATGGAATAATGTACAGATGAGTATAAAGCCCGTCTCATAGCGGTTTGCAAAGTGATTGCTAACCGAATCCATTGTGTAGAGTTTTGCATGTGAAAGCTATAGCTGGGCGTGGCATCGatcagaaaatcacaattgtTCTACTACGAAAGCATTGCAGCTCATTTTAACCCAGCCTAAATGTTTAGCATGCTTAAATATGGTAGCAGACGGATAATGGATGAAATAGATTAGTCTCTACTCTCTAGTGTAAAGAAAATGTTCGCCTACCTATCTGCACTGGGAAGTCCCATGGAAAATTTTGAAGCCTTTTATGTTTCTACAGGGAAGGTCTTGAAGTCACCGACGATGTATCAATTGTAGAGTATCTTAAGCATCCGGTTTACATTACCAAAGGATGCTACACCAACATCaaggtaaataaataaattcacgGTCTTGTGAAATTGCTTGTAATTTCCCTTTGTCGACTCGTATGATGATGATAATGACATTATATTTTACACAGCTTGATTTCGAAAAGAAAATAGTTCAGTTAATATTTCGAATTGCAGGTTACAACCCCGGATGATCTATTACTTGCTGAGAGAATATTGAATCCTGATTCTTGAAATTCTACCATGAATTCCTCAACTTGGGTACAGGTAGCCTAAAGTTTTCGTATCCATTTGTCATCAAGGTCCTGCAAAACGTTATTAGCCAATTttgagttttacgtgtatttCGAATATTGTTACATCATAAGAATGAAATTTAACAACTTTGTCGCTTCTCCAATTATGTACAATTCTATTCAGTGACACGAGTTTAAATAATCTATTCATACTGCACATATTGTCTGAATTCAAATTTTGACCATTATTTTACGAAAGCTTCTAATATCGGGAAGTGATCAGCATTCCTCTGCAAGCAACCAGCATTCCTCTGCAAGCAACCAgcatcttcaactaaattcaatattatatttatatgcaACCATAGCATCTTCATTAATTTTGTGCGTCCTTTACCTTAAATTTTAGTGATTGAGGCCATTGTGTTTTAATGTGAAAAATTTcagatttgttttttttttaaataaaatttttggggaaaaaaataACCGTTGCTAATTGAATATCAAAACGAACTACtttctaaaatatatatattgttaaaaGAATTTACTAGTATGCTATCTCCATCCTTTGTACGGTTAGCTGAGGCTGCAGCGGTTCAAAGAATATCAGAGCTTCACGTACGAGAATCAAGAATTATACAAAAATGAAgggaaaattatgattttggtatttttctattgttttttttcttttgttatttTGATATTTCATATTGTCAAGTTCAGTtttagaatattatttttttattaagcaattttggttttttttatgATATGACATTGATATGATGCTCATGTACGTGTCGTGTTAGCAACTTAGCATGCTCAatcaaaaattattaaaattgtaaaacattaaaagataaaatattaaagttccttttgatatttagatGACCAATAttgcaattatatatatatatatatatatatatatatatatatatatatatatatatatgacaaaaATTGCAATTTCTCAAAAACGAAATAAATTGTGAATGTGATGCTACATTCATTGcttaaaaccaacaaaaaccaaAATCATAATGTTGAAATTGTGAAATTTAAAAGTGTA from Primulina tabacum isolate GXHZ01 chromosome 3, ASM2559414v2, whole genome shotgun sequence encodes:
- the LOC142539982 gene encoding 2-C-methyl-D-erythritol 4-phosphate cytidylyltransferase, chloroplastic-like isoform X2; amino-acid sequence: MSTYQLAISISPLFLKNDSPISIKFLPFVSNNPTHFKNYSVSSSRYASKVKSLKGHRFFHSRITCSADAAKQGSEVVVKDKSVSVVLLAGGKGKRMGASMPKQYLPLLGQPIALYSLYTFSKMPEVKEIVVVCDPSYQDIFEDAKENIQVDLKFALPGKERQDSVYSGLEAIDSNSELVCIHDSARPLVLTEDVTQVLKDGWLIGAAVLGVPAKATIKEANSEGFVVKTLDRKTLWEMQTPQVVKPELLKKGFELVNREGLEVTDDVSIVEYLKHPVYITKGCYTNIKVTTPDDLLLAERILNPDS
- the LOC142539982 gene encoding 2-C-methyl-D-erythritol 4-phosphate cytidylyltransferase, chloroplastic-like isoform X1, which produces MSTYQLAISISPLFLKNDSPISIKFLPFVSNNPTHFKNYSVSSSRYASKVKSLKGHRFFHSRITCSADAAKVEGSEVVVKDKSVSVVLLAGGKGKRMGASMPKQYLPLLGQPIALYSLYTFSKMPEVKEIVVVCDPSYQDIFEDAKENIQVDLKFALPGKERQDSVYSGLEAIDSNSELVCIHDSARPLVLTEDVTQVLKDGWLIGAAVLGVPAKATIKEANSEGFVVKTLDRKTLWEMQTPQVVKPELLKKGFELVNREGLEVTDDVSIVEYLKHPVYITKGCYTNIKVTTPDDLLLAERILNPDS
- the LOC142539982 gene encoding 2-C-methyl-D-erythritol 4-phosphate cytidylyltransferase, chloroplastic-like isoform X3, whose amino-acid sequence is MSTYQLAISISPLFLKNDSPISIKFLPFVSNNPTHFKNYSVSSSRYASKVKSLKGHRFFHSRITCSADAAKGSEVVVKDKSVSVVLLAGGKGKRMGASMPKQYLPLLGQPIALYSLYTFSKMPEVKEIVVVCDPSYQDIFEDAKENIQVDLKFALPGKERQDSVYSGLEAIDSNSELVCIHDSARPLVLTEDVTQVLKDGWLIGAAVLGVPAKATIKEANSEGFVVKTLDRKTLWEMQTPQVVKPELLKKGFELVNREGLEVTDDVSIVEYLKHPVYITKGCYTNIKVTTPDDLLLAERILNPDS